Proteins from a genomic interval of Pseudomonas anuradhapurensis:
- a CDS encoding response regulator, producing the protein MIQAASMDQRSFRKLLTRNVGLPLGVGLLGALAFVVVINYLLSAMQWVEHTDRVIGNANETVKLSIDMETGMRGFLITGDETFLDPYEVAKPRIFGSLQGLRSMVEDNPQQVERIDRLIALQQAWNAFGSELIAQRRSQGDYRATIGSGRGKRLTDEIRKEFDALISAEQQLRMARNERVSSVTVTVMLSFVLFIVGLSALLAYLGRRDLLALSASYDANLHAQQRATEHLEHQAWLRNGQTQLAEQVLGQLTLSMLGDNILRFFAGYLGSVVGAMYVRDEHGHLVRVACYGLDAEEQAREQVLGDHEGLLAQAVREGRLLRLDNLPEGYFHLSSGLGRGLPLSAVLVPAGEGSQVNGVLELGFLRPLLPRDEELLQRLGGNIGISIDSARYRQRLQEVLAETQQLNEELQVQQEELKTANEELEEQSRVLKESQAHLETQQAELEQTNEQLSERTEALDRKNDELLHAQEQLQARAEELQRSSKYKSEFLANMSHELRTPLNSSLILAKLLAENVAGNLSEEQVKFAESIYSAGNDLLNLINDILDIAKVEAGKLEVRPETTQLERLVEGLRGMFEPLAAHKGLAFEVTTDAQVPATLFTDRQRLEQILKNLLSNAIKFTERGQVSLNIGYQPDSGIIFAVRDSGIGIAADQQQAIFGAFHQVDGTSNRRYGGTGLGLSISRDLAHLLGGQISVDSSLGQGSVFSLILPERYEREAQTAEPLALRPAVDALPPAAPTPVATKPQRPAPAFADDRERAPFANRCILVIEDEPNFAHILFDLAHELGYSCLVAQGADEGFELAMQYIPDAILLDMRLPDHSGLTVLQRLKEQASTRHIPVHIISVEDRVEAAMHMGAVGYAVKPTSREELKEVFARLEAKLTQKLKHILLVEDDDLQRESIARLIGDEDIEITAVAMAKDALALLRENIYDCMIIDLKLPDMLGNELLKRMTAEDIRAFPPVIVYTGRNLTREEEADLLKYSRSIIIKGARSPERLLDEVTLFLHKVESQLSNERQRMLKTARSRDKVFEGRKVLLVDDDVRNIFALTSALEHKGAIVEIGRNGREAIERLEQHDDIDLVLMDVMMPEMDGFEATRLIRQQARWRKLPIIAVTAKAMKDDQQRCLQAGANDYLAKPIDLDRLFSLIRVWLPQLERI; encoded by the coding sequence ATGATTCAAGCAGCCTCGATGGACCAGCGCAGCTTCCGCAAGTTGTTGACCCGCAACGTCGGCCTCCCTTTGGGGGTGGGCCTGTTGGGGGCCTTGGCCTTTGTCGTGGTGATCAACTACCTGCTTTCGGCCATGCAGTGGGTCGAGCACACCGACCGGGTCATCGGCAATGCCAACGAGACGGTCAAGCTGTCGATCGACATGGAGACCGGTATGCGCGGCTTCCTGATCACCGGCGACGAGACTTTTCTCGATCCTTATGAGGTGGCCAAACCGCGTATTTTCGGCAGCCTGCAGGGCCTGCGCAGCATGGTCGAGGACAACCCGCAGCAGGTCGAGCGCATTGACCGCTTGATCGCCTTGCAACAGGCCTGGAACGCCTTTGGCAGCGAACTGATTGCCCAGCGCCGCAGCCAGGGCGACTACCGCGCGACGATCGGCAGTGGTCGCGGCAAGCGCCTGACCGATGAGATCCGCAAAGAGTTCGATGCCCTGATCAGTGCCGAGCAGCAGCTGCGCATGGCCCGTAACGAGCGGGTCAGCAGTGTCACGGTGACGGTCATGCTGTCGTTCGTGTTGTTCATCGTCGGCCTGAGCGCCTTGCTCGCCTATCTGGGGCGGCGTGACCTGCTGGCGCTGTCGGCCAGCTACGATGCAAACCTGCACGCCCAGCAACGCGCCACCGAGCACCTGGAGCACCAGGCCTGGCTGCGCAACGGCCAGACCCAGCTGGCCGAGCAGGTACTGGGCCAGCTGACCCTGTCCATGCTGGGTGACAATATCCTGCGCTTTTTTGCTGGCTACCTGGGCAGCGTGGTCGGGGCCATGTACGTGCGCGACGAGCATGGCCACCTGGTGCGGGTGGCCTGTTACGGCCTGGATGCCGAAGAACAGGCCCGCGAGCAGGTGCTGGGCGATCACGAAGGTTTGCTGGCCCAGGCCGTGCGCGAGGGGCGCCTGCTGCGCCTGGACAACTTGCCAGAAGGCTATTTCCACCTCAGCTCCGGCCTGGGCCGGGGCTTGCCGCTCAGCGCAGTGCTGGTGCCGGCTGGCGAGGGCTCGCAGGTCAATGGCGTGCTCGAGCTGGGCTTCCTGCGGCCATTGCTCCCACGTGACGAGGAACTGCTGCAACGGCTTGGTGGCAACATCGGTATCTCGATCGACAGCGCCCGCTACCGCCAGCGCCTGCAGGAAGTGCTGGCCGAGACCCAGCAACTGAACGAAGAGCTGCAGGTGCAGCAGGAAGAGCTGAAAACCGCCAACGAAGAGCTGGAGGAACAATCCCGCGTGCTCAAGGAGTCCCAGGCCCACCTGGAAACCCAGCAGGCGGAGCTGGAGCAGACCAACGAGCAGTTGTCCGAGCGCACCGAGGCGCTGGACCGCAAGAACGACGAACTGCTCCACGCCCAGGAACAACTGCAGGCGCGCGCCGAAGAGCTGCAGCGTTCGAGCAAGTACAAGTCCGAGTTCCTCGCCAACATGTCCCACGAGCTGCGCACACCGCTGAACAGTTCGCTGATCCTGGCCAAGCTGCTGGCCGAGAACGTCGCAGGCAACCTCAGCGAGGAACAGGTCAAGTTCGCCGAATCCATCTACTCGGCCGGCAACGACTTGCTCAACCTGATCAACGACATCCTCGACATCGCCAAGGTCGAGGCCGGCAAGCTGGAAGTGCGCCCGGAAACCACCCAGCTGGAGCGCCTGGTCGAAGGCCTGCGCGGCATGTTCGAGCCGCTGGCCGCGCACAAGGGCCTGGCCTTCGAGGTCACCACCGACGCCCAGGTGCCGGCCACCCTGTTCACCGACCGCCAGCGCCTGGAGCAGATCCTCAAGAACCTGCTGTCCAACGCCATCAAGTTCACCGAGCGCGGCCAGGTCAGCCTGAACATTGGCTACCAGCCCGACAGCGGCATCATCTTTGCCGTGCGCGATAGCGGCATCGGTATTGCCGCCGACCAGCAGCAGGCGATCTTCGGTGCCTTCCATCAGGTCGATGGCACCAGCAACCGGCGTTATGGCGGCACCGGCCTGGGGCTGTCGATTTCCCGCGACTTGGCGCATTTGCTGGGAGGGCAGATCAGCGTCGACAGCAGCCTCGGCCAGGGCAGCGTGTTCAGCCTGATCCTGCCGGAGCGCTACGAGCGTGAGGCACAGACCGCCGAACCGCTCGCCCTGCGCCCGGCGGTCGATGCCTTGCCACCGGCTGCGCCGACACCCGTGGCGACCAAGCCACAACGCCCGGCCCCGGCGTTTGCCGATGACCGCGAGCGCGCGCCGTTCGCCAACCGCTGCATTCTGGTGATCGAGGATGAGCCGAACTTCGCCCATATCCTGTTCGACCTGGCCCACGAGCTGGGTTACAGCTGCCTGGTCGCGCAGGGCGCCGACGAGGGCTTCGAGCTGGCCATGCAGTACATTCCCGATGCCATCCTGCTGGACATGCGCCTGCCCGACCATTCCGGCCTCACCGTGCTGCAACGCCTGAAGGAGCAGGCCAGCACCCGGCACATCCCGGTGCATATCATTTCCGTGGAAGACCGGGTCGAGGCGGCCATGCACATGGGCGCCGTCGGTTACGCGGTCAAGCCCACCAGCCGCGAGGAACTCAAGGAAGTGTTCGCCCGCCTGGAGGCCAAGCTGACCCAGAAGCTCAAGCACATCCTGCTGGTGGAAGACGACGACCTGCAGCGCGAAAGCATTGCCCGGCTGATCGGCGATGAGGATATCGAGATCACCGCCGTGGCCATGGCCAAGGATGCCCTGGCGCTGCTGCGCGAGAACATCTACGACTGCATGATCATCGACCTCAAGCTGCCGGACATGCTCGGCAACGAGCTGCTCAAGCGCATGACCGCCGAGGACATCCGCGCCTTCCCGCCGGTGATCGTGTACACCGGGCGCAACCTGACCCGCGAAGAAGAAGCCGACCTGCTCAAGTATTCGCGCTCGATCATCATCAAGGGTGCGCGCTCGCCGGAACGCCTGCTCGACGAAGTGACGCTGTTTCTGCACAAGGTCGAGTCGCAGTTGTCCAACGAACGCCAGCGCATGCTCAAGACTGCGCGCAGCCGCGACAAGGTGTTCGAGGGCCGCAAGGTGTTGCTGGTGGACGACGACGTGCGCAACATCTTTGCCCTCACCAGCGCGCTGGAACACAAGGGCGCGATCGTCGAGATCGGTCGCAACGGGCGTGAAGCCATCGAGCGCCTGGAACAGCATGATGACATCGACCTGGTGCTGATGGACGTGATGATGCCGGAAATGGATGGCTTCGAGGCCACCCGCCTGATCCGCCAGCAAGCGCGGTGGCGCAAGTTGCCGATCATCGCCGTGACCGCCAAGGCGATGAAGGATGACCAGCAGCGTTGCCTGCAGGCTGGCGCCAACGATTACCTGGCCAAACCGATCGACCTGGACCGTCTGTTCTCGCTGATCCGTGTCTGGCTGCCGCAACTGGAGCGAATTTGA
- a CDS encoding CheR family methyltransferase, translating to MTSERNTDIEIRLLIEAIYLKYSYDFRNYSGASIKRRILHALRQFDCLTVSALQERVLHDPGMFMQLLQYLTIPVSEMFRDPEHFLAVRNEVVPLLRTWPSIKVWIAGCSTGEEVYSMAILLREEGLLERTIIYATDINPHSLDKAKQGIYSMQSMYEYAENYRLAGGRRDFSDYYTAAYGNAIMDSSLRENVTFADHSLATDSVFSETQLVSCRNVLIYFDKVLQDRALGLFHESLCHRGFLVLGSKESVDFSAYAERFEPLVKPERIYRKS from the coding sequence TTGACTAGCGAACGTAACACCGACATCGAAATCCGCTTGCTGATCGAGGCCATCTACCTCAAGTACAGCTACGATTTCCGCAACTATTCCGGCGCTTCGATCAAGCGCCGGATCCTACATGCGCTGCGCCAGTTCGATTGCCTGACGGTATCGGCGCTGCAGGAGCGCGTGCTGCACGACCCCGGCATGTTCATGCAGTTGCTGCAGTACCTGACAATCCCGGTCAGCGAGATGTTCCGCGACCCGGAGCACTTCCTGGCAGTGCGCAACGAAGTGGTGCCGCTGTTGCGCACCTGGCCGTCGATCAAGGTCTGGATTGCTGGCTGCAGCACTGGCGAGGAGGTCTATTCGATGGCCATCCTGCTGCGCGAGGAAGGGTTGCTGGAGCGCACCATCATCTACGCCACCGACATCAACCCGCATTCGCTGGACAAGGCCAAGCAGGGCATCTACTCGATGCAGAGCATGTACGAATACGCTGAAAACTACCGCCTGGCCGGTGGCCGGCGGGACTTTTCCGACTACTACACGGCGGCCTACGGCAATGCCATCATGGACAGCTCGCTGCGCGAAAACGTAACCTTCGCCGACCATAGCCTGGCCACCGACAGCGTGTTTTCCGAAACCCAGCTGGTGTCGTGCCGCAACGTCCTGATCTACTTCGACAAGGTATTGCAGGACCGCGCCCTGGGGCTGTTCCACGAGTCCCTGTGCCACCGCGGCTTCCTGGTGTTGGGCAGCAAGGAGTCGGTGGATTTTTCCGCCTATGCCGAGCGCTTCGAGCCGCTGGTCAAGCCCGAACGGATCTACCGTAAATCATGA
- a CDS encoding chemotaxis protein CheB, with amino-acid sequence MNGVRAVVIGASAGGVTALFKVLGALPAGFALPVVCVLHLPDDRHSQLAEVLQRRLHRPVCEARDKQLLRPGQIYVAGPGYHLSVERDFTLSLSQEPPVHFSRPAIDFLFMSAADAYGAGLLGVLLTGANEDGAAGLAYIKNSGGRTIVQDPRDAQVALMPEAALALHQPDHILTLSGIEQLLAALESSAC; translated from the coding sequence ATGAACGGCGTGCGCGCGGTGGTGATCGGCGCCTCGGCAGGCGGGGTGACGGCCCTGTTCAAGGTGCTCGGCGCGTTGCCGGCCGGCTTTGCCCTGCCGGTGGTCTGCGTACTGCACCTGCCGGATGACCGCCATAGCCAGCTGGCCGAAGTGCTGCAACGCCGCCTGCATCGGCCCGTGTGCGAGGCGCGCGACAAGCAGCTGCTGCGGCCTGGGCAGATCTATGTGGCCGGGCCGGGTTATCACCTGTCGGTGGAACGCGATTTCACCTTGTCGCTCAGCCAGGAGCCGCCGGTGCATTTCTCCCGACCGGCAATCGACTTCCTGTTCATGTCAGCCGCCGACGCCTACGGTGCCGGCCTGCTTGGCGTGCTGCTCACCGGTGCCAATGAAGATGGTGCCGCAGGGCTTGCCTATATCAAGAACAGCGGGGGCCGGACCATCGTCCAGGACCCTCGCGATGCACAGGTTGCGCTGATGCCGGAGGCTGCCCTGGCCCTGCATCAGCCCGACCATATCCTTACTTTGAGTGGTATCGAGCAGTTGCTCGCTGCCCTGGAATCCAGCGCATGCTAA
- a CDS encoding hybrid sensor histidine kinase/response regulator, producing the protein MLSHTTAKLLIVDDLPENLLALDALIQGEDREVHQAQSAEAALSLLLEHEFALAILDVQMPGMNGFELAELMRGTEKTRNIPIVFVTAAGREMNYAFKGYESGAVDFLHKPLDTLAVKSKVSVFVDLYRQRKVLDRQLQALERSRQEQEMLLTQLQTARAELEHAVRMRDDFMSIVSHEVRTPLNGLILETQLRKLHLSRGNLAAFSSDKLQAMVERDERQINSLIRLVEDMLDVSRIRTGKLSLRPKAFDLGQLVRGLVENFAAQAIALDTHIELQRCEPLHGEWDEFRIEQVLANLLSNALRYGERKPVQVRVYEEDGLACVQVQDHGIGIGAANQQRIFQQFERVATQQASGGLGLGLYISEQIVQAHGGRILLDSEEGKGATFTLQLPLAACEQQNDQARATSA; encoded by the coding sequence ATGCTAAGCCACACCACCGCCAAACTGCTGATCGTCGATGACCTGCCGGAAAACCTGCTGGCCCTTGACGCCTTGATCCAGGGCGAAGATCGCGAGGTGCACCAGGCCCAGTCTGCCGAAGCCGCCTTGTCGCTGTTGCTCGAACATGAGTTCGCCCTGGCCATCCTCGATGTGCAGATGCCCGGCATGAACGGCTTCGAGCTGGCCGAGCTGATGCGCGGTACGGAAAAGACCCGCAACATCCCCATTGTCTTCGTCACTGCCGCCGGGCGTGAGATGAACTACGCCTTCAAGGGCTACGAAAGCGGTGCGGTGGACTTCCTGCACAAACCGCTCGACACCCTGGCGGTGAAGAGCAAGGTGTCGGTGTTCGTCGACCTGTACCGCCAGCGCAAGGTGCTCGACCGCCAGTTGCAGGCGCTGGAGCGTAGCCGCCAGGAACAGGAAATGCTGTTGACGCAGTTGCAGACGGCGCGGGCCGAGCTGGAGCATGCCGTGCGCATGCGCGATGACTTCATGTCGATCGTGTCGCATGAGGTGCGCACTCCGCTCAATGGTCTGATCCTCGAAACCCAGCTGCGCAAGCTGCACCTTTCGCGCGGCAACCTTGCCGCGTTCAGCAGTGACAAGCTCCAGGCCATGGTCGAGCGCGACGAGCGGCAGATCAACAGCCTGATCCGCCTGGTCGAGGACATGCTCGATGTGTCGCGCATTCGCACCGGCAAACTGTCGCTGCGGCCCAAGGCGTTCGACCTGGGCCAGCTGGTGCGTGGCCTGGTGGAGAATTTTGCGGCCCAGGCCATTGCCCTGGATACCCACATCGAACTGCAACGCTGCGAGCCGCTGCACGGTGAATGGGACGAGTTTCGCATCGAGCAGGTGCTGGCCAACCTGCTGTCCAATGCCTTGCGCTACGGTGAGCGCAAACCGGTGCAGGTGCGTGTGTACGAGGAAGATGGCCTGGCCTGCGTACAGGTGCAGGACCATGGCATCGGCATTGGCGCGGCCAACCAGCAGCGCATTTTCCAGCAGTTCGAGCGGGTGGCTACCCAGCAGGCCAGCGGTGGCCTGGGCCTGGGGCTGTACATATCGGAGCAGATCGTCCAGGCCCATGGCGGGCGTATCCTGCTCGACAGCGAAGAGGGCAAGGGTGCCACGTTCACCCTGCAGTTGCCGTTGGCAGCCTGCGAACAACAAAACGACCAGGCGCGGGCAACCTCTGCATGA